In the Elizabethkingia bruuniana genome, AAAAACGTAAATAAAAAAGCCGACAAACTTTTGGAGTCTGTCGGCCATTATTTATCTCAAATTTAAAGGGCACACCGAGTTGTCTTTTCCTATTGTCCGGGATGACTGATGCTTTTCTTTAAATTGCTTTATGATCTTCACTTCTGAATTTTGATTTGCAAATTTAATAAAATTTACTTTAAAATCCTATTAGAATTTATGCATTTACTTTTGCAGCGAATTCCTCTTTTATTTTAGCAATCTTATGCTCTAATTCCTTAGCTTTTTCAGCATCCAGAATACCTTTCTCAGCATCGAAATTATCTTTGAATTTAGGCAATGAGAAAGTCTCTACAATGTTTGCTCCACTATGCGGAAAACGCGCAGTTGCTGCAGCCAATACGTTCGCACCACCTTTAGGTCCAGGTGCTGTAGCCATTAAGAAGACATCTTTATCTCCCCAGTGTGGTCTTCCCGGAATACGGGATACCCAGTCGAAAACATTCTTGAAAGCTACAGAATAGCTGCTGTTATGCTCTGCCAAAGACATGATTACTAAATCTGCGCTATCAATTTTCTCAGCAAAATTCTTTGCTTCCTGAGGAACTCCGGATTGTTGTTCTCTATGAACTCCATAGATAGGCATTTCATAATCATTAAGATCTAAAAGCTCTACGTCATTACTATCAAATTGTTTTGTAACGTACTCTACCAATACCTTATTAATTGATGCCGGAGAATTGGTTCCTGCAAAAGCTACTATTTTCATTTATTTCTAATATTATTTTTAGTTGTTGTTGAAAACGAGCCATGGTCACTTCTTTTATAGCAATATGATTTCCGGCTCATTTATATCTTATCTTTATTGAGTTTAAATTAATGTGCAAAATTAGGCAAATTCATAGGAACATCTATAATCAAAAGTTCAGAATTTTCTGTTGCTTCTATATTGAATTTATCTGTATCCCAAATTCCAAATGCATCACGGGTGTTCAATACCTGATCTCCAATTTTCACCTGACCGTTTAATACAAACACATAAGCACCATTTCCTTCTCTGTGGATAGGATATTCTTTACTGAATCCTTTGTCAAAGTTTGCTAAATTGAACCATGCATCCTGATGAATCCATACACCTTCGTCATCTGCGTTAGGGGACAAAATCTGTTGAAAATCATTTTTCTTATAACCTTCGGAAACATCAACCTGATCATAACGTGGTGTTACATTTTCTTTGTTAGGAAAAATCCATATCTGCAGAAATTTTACTGCTTTATCTGCGTTAGCATTCATTTCACTATGCATTACACCAGTACCGGCAGACATTACCTGAATATCTCCTTTTTTTATGATTCCTGCACTTCCCATATTATCTCCATGCTTCAAGTCTCCTTCTAACGGAATAGAAATAATCTCCATATTGTTATGCGGGTGCTTACCAAAGCCCATACCACCTTCCACATAGTCATCGTTTAAAACTCTCAGCGTTCCAAAATTTACTCTTTCAGGGTTAAAGTAACCTGCAAAACTAAAACTGTGTGCACTTTTTAACCAACCGTGATCTGCGAATCCTCTGCTGTTTGCACTGTGATATACTGTTTTCATATGTTTATGTTTATTTTTTCTTATGCAAATTTACGCTACTACCAAGATGAATGAATTGATGTAAGATAAGTAAATAAGCGAATCAATATATTTCATATATTCGTGAGAAATTAGGATTATATAACTAAATCGAATAATAATATGATAAAACCTCTATTAATTACATCTTTTACTGTGAAATCAAAATGTTTCGGCAGATATAAACAAAAAATTCAGTAAAAGATGGAGAGTATTCTAGAAAACTGCAGCAGTTGCGGTACAGCTGTTAACGGAAACTATTGTACTGAATGTGGACAGAAAAAATTCAAAAGAATTGACCACACTTATGTGTTTGATGAAGTTAAAAGTTTTGCCTACTATACCGAAAAAGGATTTTTCTATTCCGTTAAAAATATCATATTAAACCCCGGAAAGACGGCCAGAAAATTTCTGGAGGGCGACAGAATACACCATTACAAACCTTTCGCTCTTACCATGGTACTCAGTGGTATTTCGATATTATTATCCAGCTTCCTTAATATAAAGGACATCATGGAGAATGCAATAAAGGCTTCTAATCAAAATGTATCCGATAGATTTGTTGATGCATATTCCACCGGGTTCCTCTCCTATTTCTCCTTTATTATGCTGGCTTTAATACCATTCTTTTCTCTTCTTACCAGGATAGCGTTTAGAAAATGGGGACAAAATTATTACGAGCACCTGGTCATGAATGCCTATTTCCAGTGTTTTTATACCATTGCGCTCATTATTATTTTTGATCCTATTTTTTATTTCTTACAGAATGACCCGATAACAATTAGTAAAATCTCTACTTTATCGTATTTAATTGTTCCAATATTACTTTTTTGGTTCTATAAGGGCTTTTATTCAGAGAAAAGTACAAAAAGTATTATTGGCCGTTTATTTATTTTTTACCTGCTACAGATTGCAGCTATAATTGTCATCTTTATCGGATTGCTTTTAATAGGTTTCCTTATTGGTAAATTTAACCCTGAATTGATACAGGGAATGATAAAGAAATAGAGTTCTATTACTTCTAAACACCCAATAAAATAAAGACCTATGATATTTGAAATATCATAGGTCTTTTATTTTAATCTGAGACCGAAGTAAAGTAATTTATATATTCCACCTCGTCAGTCTGAGTGATTTTTGTTTCAAAAATCGTATCGAAGACTCAGGCTAATTTATTTTACAGCTTTCAGAGAAATAGCATATCCACCACTTCTTGCCAGTTTCACAGGAATCTTGGTAGCACTGGTGACAGTTTTCTTATAGATATGATAGCTTTGCGGGTTGGTATCATAATCTGCATCTTTACCATCTTCATAGATAACAGCTTCATACTTTTTACCTTTATCTAAGAATGATAAATCTACTGTAAACTCTCTTTTGTTTTCATCAGTAATACCACCTACATACCATTCATCTTTACCTTTTGCTTTTCTGGCAATATGCAGATAATCTCCAGGCTCAGCATCCAGGATTTTGGTATCATCCCAATCCACAGCTACATCTTTGATAAACTGGAATGCATCCATGTGCTTAGCATAGTTCTCCGGTAAATCTGCTGCCATTTGTAATGGTGAATACATGGTTACATATAATGCTAACTGTTTTGCTAATGTAGTCTTTACCATACGCTTGTCTCCGGGGAAGTAGTAATCCATCTTAGTCTGGAAAATACCTGGTGTATAATCCATTGGACCGCCCATTTGTCTGGTAAACGGAAGAATCGTTGTATGATCTGCATTGTTTCCGCCAAAAGCATCGTACTCCGTACCCCGTGCAGCTTCTGCAGCAATCCAGTTTGGATAAGTACGGTTAAGTCCTGTAGGACGTACAGATTCATGAGAATTTACCATAATCTTATAGTCTGCCGCTTTTTTAGCAACATGCAGGTAATGGTTATTAGTCCATTGACTATAGTGATGCTCACCACGTGGAATAATATTTCCTACATAACCAGTTTTTACAGCATCATAACCATACTTATTCATCAGTTTGAAAGCAGGATCCAGCCATCTTTCATAGTTAACTGTTGATCCCGATGTCTCATGGTGCATAATCAGTTTAATACCTTTACTATGTGCATAGTCATTAAGCGCTGCAATATCGAAATCCGGATATGGCGTTACAAAATCGAAGACATCTTCTTTAGAATGTCCGAACCAATCTTCCCAACCTACATTCCAGCCTTCAATAAGGAGTCCGTCGAAACCATTTTTGGCTGCGAAGTCTATGTATTCTCTTACCTTGGTATTATTGGCTGCATGCTTTCCATTAGGTGTAAGCTTGCTAAAATCTGTTTTTCCTAAATGTACATTATCTTCTGTAGAATAAGCCCACTGAGATTTTCCAATAATCATTTCCCACCATACACCCATATATTTGGTTGGTTTTATCCAGGAAGTATCTTTATATTCTGTAGGTTCATTCAGATTGAATATCATTTTAGAATCCAGGATTCCTGCAGCTGTAGGCGATACAATAATTGTTCTCCATGGTGTATTAAAAGGTGTCTGAATATAACCTTTTGCTCCTTGTGCATCTGGGGTAAGGTGTGTTTTGAATTTATAATTCTGACTGTCTACTTCAAGATGTGATGCAGGGTAATTAATCAGTGCTGCTTCACCTAAATCTACATATAATGGTTCTTTACCTTCTTTTTTAAGAATTAAAGGCGTTTGTACTGTATTTTTAATTGGAAACTGCGATGCATTTTGTTCTACAGCTCCAGCCCATTTTGCAGCAATCTCTGAAATTTTAGAAGTTTGGTACTGATATTCTTGTGTGTCGTAGTCTCCTACAATCCACCAGGCTTTCATATCAGATGGAAGATCTATTTCTGAATCCTCTTCTTTAATTACAAAATAGTTAAGGTTTTTCTGTTGCGGAAACTCGTAACGGAAACCTAAACCATCATTGAATAATCTAAACTTTATTGCTATTGTACGATCCTGTTTGTCCTGATGAAGATTTACGGTAAGCTCATTATAATTGTTAATATAGCTTTTCTTCTCTCCCATTACCGGCTGCCAGCTTTCATTTTTAGTATCTCTTTTTTCAGATACCTTGGAGAATCCCTGGTTCAGATCATTTTCGTTTCCTTCTGTCTTATTAATCTCGGAAGCAAACTGTATATTGTTATCTTTAAATAAACGAAGTCCCAGTTTAGATTCCTCCACCACAACTTTTCCATTGTACTTCAGCTGATAATATGGTGTTCCGTTTTTCAGACTGAAATCCATCTGAAACTTTCCATCAGGAGATTTCAGGGTTTGTCCGTACAAACCTCCTAATGTCAAACCAAAAAATGCAACTGCCAAACTTACTTTCTTCAAGTTCATAATTGTTATTTTATTTGTAATATCTAAAGTTATAAAAGTGAGACGATCTCACAATCATTTATTTTGCTAAAAGCATTAAAACATGTGCAGAAGACCAGCTAAAATTAATTGCATTCAAACCTTTTCCTGTTACAGGATGATAGGTTTCATGAATGGGTTTATCTTCTAGAAGACCTTCGGCATTATTCATAAATTTATTAATCAGTTCATCAGCCTCTTGCTGATAACCATATTTTTTTAATCCGGTAACCCCGAAATAGAATTGATCTATCCATACTGGTCCTCTCCAGTAACCTTTTAACGGGTCAAATTTCGGATGGTCAGCTGTAAGCGTAGGTAAAGGTACTTTCGTATTGAATTTGTGTACATTCATCATAATCTTTGTTACAGCACTTGCCTGCTCTTGTGTTGCAATACCCGCCCACAACGGAATCCATCCCTCTGGTCCTTCTACTGCAATAGGTTCTTGTTTACCTAAAAGTTTATCATAATAATAACCTTTAGTATTGTCATAAAACCTCTGATTGATTTTATCTGCTAATCCGCTAACAGAGTTATTCCAATCTAAAGCTTCTTTCTTATTTCCTACTACCGAAGCCAGCTGAGATAAATATTTTTTTTCTGCATACAGATAAGCATTCAGGTCTACACTTTCCTGATTAAGCGACCAGGCCTTATCATTATTTTTCATTAAGACTGCTTCATCAAAACGTACCGCATTATCCATCCCGCTTTCCCATGCCGCAGCAATTCTTGTCCCGTCTGTAGAACCATATTCACACAACCTGTTCTTGTCATGGTCTCTGTTTTCATACCACCACTGATGGTATTTCACCAACTTCGGATACATCTCTTTTACAAATGCTGCATCTTTAGTCTGCTCATAAACTTTCCAAACCGCCCAGGCAGCCAAAGGTGGCTTGGTATCACGCCAATTATTCTCTTTTTTATCGATATATACACAGTCTGCAACCATTCCATACTCGTCCATATAATCGAACATGCTGCGGATATTATCTTTAGCCAGCGAAGTATTAAAGTAACTTAATCCCACCGCTTGCTTCCAACTGTCCCAGCTCCAGAAACCATAAAATCCCTGGTAAGAAACCGATGGGAAAACGCCATCATGTAACAGGTCTTTGGCCGCAGTTCTCCAGTTCGTCATTAAAGTAACAATAGCTTTTACAGCAAGTCTCTGCTTCTTTTCATCCAGCCTGGATGTGTGAGAAAAATATTGTTGTAAATAATTATTCCAGCGTTTTTCATTTAGCTTTAACTGAACTGCAAAATCTGAAGTGGACTTTTTAACTCTATCTTCTTTTGACTGAAGAAAATAATACTGGGACTGTGTAAAATCGGCTTTACCACCTGCTGGTATTTTTATCTTTCCTACTGATGCTGTATAAGAATCTGTAGTGATATCAATGTTTACAGGTTGATCGAAAACTAACTTAAATGTATTTTCTTTAGCCTTTAACTGAGCCCTTATCTCTCTATTATCTTTTGTAAGAAGTACATCAGACAGAAGTTTTCCTTCAAAAGATACGGCGAGTTCACGCTGAGTTTTTGACCGATTGTAAATACTTGTTTTTATTTTCGCTTCACGCCCTGATATAAAAATTAATTGCTGCTCAATCTCCAGATTATCAATTATAAAATTCTGCTTTAATAATCCCGGATAATAATGCTGAATAGCTTTTGATTTTTGCAAATCCAGAGCTGTCCCGTTTTCATTAATTCTGATTTTGGAAATCGTATTTGCCAGCCATTGTCCATCGAGATCCATAATAACAGGACCGATAAAAGATCCGTAATCTTCTGTCTTTTCCGGTAAAGCATAGGCATGCCACGCTCCCATATCGCTAAAAAGATTGGTTGTAATATTTTTAGAATTTGATACCACTGTTTTCAGATCGAGAACATCAGCATAGTTTTCACGGTGCAATTGTTGAGCATTGGATGCCGAAAACAGAATTAAGAATAATACCGAAATTGTTTTTTTCATGGTTATTGTTCAATTTATCTTTTATTCTTAAATAAAAAAGTGTTGCTGTAAAACAACACTTTTTTACTACACTTATTTTAATAAGTTATTGCTTTACCAAAGTATACTTCATATTGTTAGTATCCAGTGTAACATTATAAATTCCAGCAGCTGATATCTGAATATTATCACCACCCGCTACTGCATTTCCTCCTGAACCTCCATAATTAATATCCCAGGCATCATTTGCTCTAAACTTCATTTCTCCGGCAATTAAGGCTAAGGTAGCTTCCCAAATTCCGGTAGCATTATTTAATGTCATTTTGGTATCTGGTGTTGCCCATCCATTAGGAGTTGCTGAACCAACTATTCCAAACCTAAATGGTGTCATTGCAATGATAGATTTATTCAAATCTACAACCAACTTATAAGAACCAACACCAGGAGCTTTAATATTTCCGGCACTTGTACTCAATGTAGTTCCGTTATCTGATCCATAAGCACCATCCCAACTACGGTTTGGTGTTATCTTAAATTCCAAGCCATCGGTAGGGAAATTAATATATCCTGTGTAGATTCCATTACTATTCTCGGATACTAATGCTGTAGCTGTTGCTGGATTCCATCCCTGATAAGCACCCGGTGCATATACATATGAAATAAGTGCATATGGTGTTACAGTTAATGGTATTACTGAAGAGTAAACTGGTGCTACAGCAGAACTTTCTGTAGTAGATTTCAGTCTTACTTCAACCTGAGACTGACTCCCAATGGGAGCACCTGCACCCAGTAATATTCCATTAAAATCCTGAACTTTGAAACTAACAGAAGTTGTTCCTGCACCTAAAATTACTTCTTTAGGTTTTGCAAAATTAGTTCCCTTTACAGCAAACTGTAATACATTATTAATTACAATATTGTTTCCAAAAGAAGGTGCCTGCCATGAGAACCTTACAGCATCTTTAGCAGCGTCATCTTTTAATAAGACAAAAGTAGTTGCCGAAGCTGTTAAAGCTGACGGAGAAGGATTCCCTAACACAGCTCTATCTTCATCCTTTTCACAGGAGATCAATAAAAAACCAACAATAGCTGCAAATACTATTTTAAATATATTTTTCATAATACAAATTCAAAAATTAGTAACCCGTATTTTGTTTAAGGTTTGGATTGGCAATCAAATCGCTGGAAGGAATCGGATAAAGGGTTCTGAAGTCTTCTACACCTCTTCCATCCTTCACACCTCCTTTCCATGGCCATAAATAGCTGCTTCCTGTAAACTTTCCAAAACGGATCAGGTCCGTTCTTCTTGTCGCTTCCCAGGATAACTCTCGTGCTCTTTCATCAAGAATAAAATCTAAGCTCAGAGAATTCACATTACCAGAATTATCACCATAGGCTCTTGTTCTAAGCTGGTTCACATAAGTAAGTGCCTGGGCATTGCTGCCACCACCACCTCTTAGTACTGCTTCAGCATACATCAGATAGGCATCTGCTAAACGGAACATTGGGAAGTCGGTATCCACAAAATCTCCAGAGGCATCAGATCCTTGCTTGCCAGCAGATGTAATATTCTTGAATTTTACTAGTGGGTAACCATCTGTAAATGTCGTTACATTATCTATTTCAAGATTTTGGCCATTGGTATAGAATACTCCTCTTTTATCACGGGAGCCATTTGCATCCGGGAATAACTGAACCAAACTTTTGGTTGTTCTAAGTCCTCCCCAACCACTATTAATTCCAAAATCTGAAGGTTTCATACTTCCACCCACTGCTGCATGGATCAAATAAGTAGTACCACCGTAAGTTTTGGTATTAAGTCCATCGTAGTTGATAGAGAAAATAACCTCGTTATTAGCAACATTATTATCGGCAAGGAAAAGATCTGCATATTTAGGCTTAAGGCTGTAACCTCCATTAATTACTTTTTCTGCATATGTTCTGGCCTCAGTATATTTTTTAGTTCCGGTATACACTTCAGCATTCAGGTATAATTTAGCCATTACCATCCATACAGCCGCTTTATCTGCACGTCCGTATTCATTAGTACGTGGATCTTTTAGTAGTCCTTCAAGATCTTTCAGCTCACTTTCTACATAAGCAAAAAGCTCTTCACGTGTAATTCTCTTTGGAGGCTTTACACCTACTTCATCTTTCTCAGTCACAAACGGTACATTCCCAAACATATCAATAGCATGATAGTAGCTTAAAGCTCTAAGGAAACGCGCTTCATTTCTGTATAATCTCGCTTCTTCAGCCTGTGCTCCGGTAATATTTCGGGATGCCAGTTTTTCATCTGTCGTTTCACGGATAAACTCATTACATAGTGCTACCTGATAGAAAATACGATAGTACAATGCTGTAATAAAGCTATTTGTAGATCCCCAGTTCATATTATGAAGATCCGGAAGAAAAGCATCATTCCATGCTACTACAGCCTCATCTGTCGGAAGCTCCTGTAACTGGAAATATTGTCTCAGATAACTTGAAGTTCCCGTATCTATACCACCTATATCGGCACCATCGGTACTATCTCCGCTTTTTTGCCCCGTAAGTGCAAGCCCGGCATAACATTTAGCCAATACACCTTTGTAATTGGAAAAATCTGCATAAACCGATGCGGAACTAATATCTGTTATAGGTAATCTGTCAAGATCTTTTTCACAAGAAGTTACACCGAATAACATTACTACTCCTGCAACTAAAAGTTTACGATTTATAGAATTAAAAAATTTCATTGCTGTGTTTTTAGAATTGGAAGTTAAAACCTAGAGAATAAATTCTTGGTCGCTGGTAAGCATTATTATCAATTCCTGATTTTGTTGTTCCGTTAAGTTCTGTCGTCAACAATTCAGGATCCAGTCCGCTGTATTTTGTAATTAAAAATACATTCTGAGCTGATAGAGAAACTCTTAGTTTATACTTATCATTGATAAAATGTGGGAAATTATAGCCTATATTAAGATTATCCATTCTTAGGAATGAACCATTCTCTACATAATAGTCGGAAAGATATTGTGCTCTTTTAAAACCTGTATCCAGATAGCTAGTTGAGATATTGGATAAATAATCATTATTAGAGATATTTTGCAATGATCCGGCTTTAGATGCCATATTGTTGTACACATAGTTTCCGATACTAGCTCTTAAAGAAAAGCCCAGATCCCAGTTCTTATACGTAAACCTTGAAGAGAAACCTAGTAAAACATCAGGAATCGGCGATTTGTACTGGTATAAGTCCTGCTCGTTAATCACACCATCACCATTACGGTCAACATAAACTCCTTCAAGCGGTTTTCCGTCCTGTCCGTATACCTGCTGATAAACATAGAATGAGAATGGCGTATAGCCTACCTGATGTACTTGGACTGTTGTCCCTGTTCCTCCTTCTATACCACCTATTAATACTTTCTCATTAGGGTTATTTTGTGCAGATAGTTTTGTAACCTTGGAGGTGTAATGTGTTGCATTAGCACTAAATTCCCAGCTGAAATTTTCTTTCTGAATTGCTTTTACATTGATATTGGCTTCTATACCTTTATTCTGCATATCCCCTACATTTATCAGTAAGAGATTGGTCAGGTTAGCACCTGCCGGTACTGGTACAATACTCAAAAGATCTTTAGTTTTTTTCTCATATACTTCTACGGATCCGGTAATTCTGTCATTCAGAAATCCAAAATCCAAACCTATGTTTTTGGTAATCGTAGTTTCCCATTTCAGGTTTTTATCATATCCCTGTGCCCGAAGTGTATTATAGAATTGGTCACCTATCTGATACTTTGTTCCGTTATCACTAATCACATATCTTGCAAGGAATGGATAATCATTCCCAATGACTCCTTGCTGTCCTGTTTCTCCCCAACCTGCTCTCAGCTTTAAAGAGGATACTACATTTTGGTTTTTCATGAAGTTTTCTTTATCTATTCTCCATGCTAAACCTACTGCCGGAAAAATACTACTTCTGTTCTCCTTACTAAAACGTGATGAACGGTCATTACGCACTGTGGCTGTCAATAAATATTTATCACCGAAATTATAGTTAAAACGCCCAAAGTAAGAGAGAATAGTAGACTCTGTTTCAAAAGCATTAACAATGTCAGGTTGTAAAGCCGGATCTCCTTTAATGGTCATAGCTAAAGGCTCGCTTCTGTAAAAATCCTGATAAGAATAACCTGCTGTAACATCGAATGTAGAGTTCAGTGATTCTACTTTTTTGTTATAGTTTAGATAAACATCAAATAGTTTATTTTTTCTGCTCTGGGTATATCTTTTGTAAGTTCCACTACTATAAAAAGCTGAAGCTGAAGTAGGCAATACTCTGGTATTCCCTTTGGAATCCGTATAATCTATACCAGCATTAACATTTACCCGCAACTCCGGAAGGAAATGGAATTTATAATCTAACTGAATATTCCCCAAACTTCTGGTGACATACGATACATCTATCTTCTGATTCAGCATAGAAAGCGGATTCTTTGTAGCATTCGTATTAGGTAAACCTGTTGTAGCATTCAGCCATTCCCAGTAACCTCCTAAAGCTGTATTTGCAGGATTATAAACAGATTGTGTCGGATCGAAAGCCGCAGCGGCTCCTATAGCACCTACATCTGCAAATCTGTTTTCGGAGTAAATACCTTTGTAGTTAATATCTACAGATAAATGTTTATCAAAAAATTTAGGGCTTAGATTGATTCCGACATTGGAACGCTCAAAATTGCTGGTTTTAAGAATACCATCCTGTTTAAGGTAGCCTAATGATAAACGGTAAGGCAGTCCTTTAATTCCTCCGGAAATAGCCACACTATTATCAAACCCTAAAGCAGTCTGATAAATTTGCTTTTGCCAATCTGTATTACTATTGCCCAAAAGCTTTTTATATTCATCAGTTGCATACTGGTTTACTACAGAACGGAACTGATCTCCGTTAAGCACACCAATAGTTCCCATTTTGGTATAAATAGAAGTATTACTGTTGTAACTTACTTTTAGTTTACCGGAAGTTCCTTTTTTAGTTGTAATAATTATGACACCATTGGATGCTCTGGAACCATAAATTGCTGTAGCAGATGCATCTTTCAGGATACTGAAACTTTCAATATCATTCGGGTCAATCAATGCCAATCCATTAGAAGCTCCATTGATAGTAC is a window encoding:
- a CDS encoding DUF3667 domain-containing protein yields the protein MESILENCSSCGTAVNGNYCTECGQKKFKRIDHTYVFDEVKSFAYYTEKGFFYSVKNIILNPGKTARKFLEGDRIHHYKPFALTMVLSGISILLSSFLNIKDIMENAIKASNQNVSDRFVDAYSTGFLSYFSFIMLALIPFFSLLTRIAFRKWGQNYYEHLVMNAYFQCFYTIALIIIFDPIFYFLQNDPITISKISTLSYLIVPILLFWFYKGFYSEKSTKSIIGRLFIFYLLQIAAIIVIFIGLLLIGFLIGKFNPELIQGMIKK
- a CDS encoding glycoside hydrolase family 97 protein, yielding MNLKKVSLAVAFFGLTLGGLYGQTLKSPDGKFQMDFSLKNGTPYYQLKYNGKVVVEESKLGLRLFKDNNIQFASEINKTEGNENDLNQGFSKVSEKRDTKNESWQPVMGEKKSYINNYNELTVNLHQDKQDRTIAIKFRLFNDGLGFRYEFPQQKNLNYFVIKEEDSEIDLPSDMKAWWIVGDYDTQEYQYQTSKISEIAAKWAGAVEQNASQFPIKNTVQTPLILKKEGKEPLYVDLGEAALINYPASHLEVDSQNYKFKTHLTPDAQGAKGYIQTPFNTPWRTIIVSPTAAGILDSKMIFNLNEPTEYKDTSWIKPTKYMGVWWEMIIGKSQWAYSTEDNVHLGKTDFSKLTPNGKHAANNTKVREYIDFAAKNGFDGLLIEGWNVGWEDWFGHSKEDVFDFVTPYPDFDIAALNDYAHSKGIKLIMHHETSGSTVNYERWLDPAFKLMNKYGYDAVKTGYVGNIIPRGEHHYSQWTNNHYLHVAKKAADYKIMVNSHESVRPTGLNRTYPNWIAAEAARGTEYDAFGGNNADHTTILPFTRQMGGPMDYTPGIFQTKMDYYFPGDKRMVKTTLAKQLALYVTMYSPLQMAADLPENYAKHMDAFQFIKDVAVDWDDTKILDAEPGDYLHIARKAKGKDEWYVGGITDENKREFTVDLSFLDKGKKYEAVIYEDGKDADYDTNPQSYHIYKKTVTSATKIPVKLARSGGYAISLKAVK
- a CDS encoding MGH1-like glycoside hydrolase domain-containing protein, whose product is MKKTISVLFLILFSASNAQQLHRENYADVLDLKTVVSNSKNITTNLFSDMGAWHAYALPEKTEDYGSFIGPVIMDLDGQWLANTISKIRINENGTALDLQKSKAIQHYYPGLLKQNFIIDNLEIEQQLIFISGREAKIKTSIYNRSKTQRELAVSFEGKLLSDVLLTKDNREIRAQLKAKENTFKLVFDQPVNIDITTDSYTASVGKIKIPAGGKADFTQSQYYFLQSKEDRVKKSTSDFAVQLKLNEKRWNNYLQQYFSHTSRLDEKKQRLAVKAIVTLMTNWRTAAKDLLHDGVFPSVSYQGFYGFWSWDSWKQAVGLSYFNTSLAKDNIRSMFDYMDEYGMVADCVYIDKKENNWRDTKPPLAAWAVWKVYEQTKDAAFVKEMYPKLVKYHQWWYENRDHDKNRLCEYGSTDGTRIAAAWESGMDNAVRFDEAVLMKNNDKAWSLNQESVDLNAYLYAEKKYLSQLASVVGNKKEALDWNNSVSGLADKINQRFYDNTKGYYYDKLLGKQEPIAVEGPEGWIPLWAGIATQEQASAVTKIMMNVHKFNTKVPLPTLTADHPKFDPLKGYWRGPVWIDQFYFGVTGLKKYGYQQEADELINKFMNNAEGLLEDKPIHETYHPVTGKGLNAINFSWSSAHVLMLLAK
- a CDS encoding SusE domain-containing protein; its protein translation is MKNIFKIVFAAIVGFLLISCEKDEDRAVLGNPSPSALTASATTFVLLKDDAAKDAVRFSWQAPSFGNNIVINNVLQFAVKGTNFAKPKEVILGAGTTSVSFKVQDFNGILLGAGAPIGSQSQVEVRLKSTTESSAVAPVYSSVIPLTVTPYALISYVYAPGAYQGWNPATATALVSENSNGIYTGYINFPTDGLEFKITPNRSWDGAYGSDNGTTLSTSAGNIKAPGVGSYKLVVDLNKSIIAMTPFRFGIVGSATPNGWATPDTKMTLNNATGIWEATLALIAGEMKFRANDAWDINYGGSGGNAVAGGDNIQISAAGIYNVTLDTNNMKYTLVKQ
- a CDS encoding pirin family protein, with protein sequence MKTVYHSANSRGFADHGWLKSAHSFSFAGYFNPERVNFGTLRVLNDDYVEGGMGFGKHPHNNMEIISIPLEGDLKHGDNMGSAGIIKKGDIQVMSAGTGVMHSEMNANADKAVKFLQIWIFPNKENVTPRYDQVDVSEGYKKNDFQQILSPNADDEGVWIHQDAWFNLANFDKGFSKEYPIHREGNGAYVFVLNGQVKIGDQVLNTRDAFGIWDTDKFNIEATENSELLIIDVPMNLPNFAH
- a CDS encoding RagB/SusD family nutrient uptake outer membrane protein, translated to MKFFNSINRKLLVAGVVMLFGVTSCEKDLDRLPITDISSASVYADFSNYKGVLAKCYAGLALTGQKSGDSTDGADIGGIDTGTSSYLRQYFQLQELPTDEAVVAWNDAFLPDLHNMNWGSTNSFITALYYRIFYQVALCNEFIRETTDEKLASRNITGAQAEEARLYRNEARFLRALSYYHAIDMFGNVPFVTEKDEVGVKPPKRITREELFAYVESELKDLEGLLKDPRTNEYGRADKAAVWMVMAKLYLNAEVYTGTKKYTEARTYAEKVINGGYSLKPKYADLFLADNNVANNEVIFSINYDGLNTKTYGGTTYLIHAAVGGSMKPSDFGINSGWGGLRTTKSLVQLFPDANGSRDKRGVFYTNGQNLEIDNVTTFTDGYPLVKFKNITSAGKQGSDASGDFVDTDFPMFRLADAYLMYAEAVLRGGGGSNAQALTYVNQLRTRAYGDNSGNVNSLSLDFILDERARELSWEATRRTDLIRFGKFTGSSYLWPWKGGVKDGRGVEDFRTLYPIPSSDLIANPNLKQNTGY
- a CDS encoding NADPH-dependent FMN reductase, with the translated sequence MKIVAFAGTNSPASINKVLVEYVTKQFDSNDVELLDLNDYEMPIYGVHREQQSGVPQEAKNFAEKIDSADLVIMSLAEHNSSYSVAFKNVFDWVSRIPGRPHWGDKDVFLMATAPGPKGGANVLAAATARFPHSGANIVETFSLPKFKDNFDAEKGILDAEKAKELEHKIAKIKEEFAAKVNA